One genomic window of Desulfitobacterium chlororespirans DSM 11544 includes the following:
- a CDS encoding sulfate/molybdate ABC transporter ATP-binding protein: MSIEVSQVSKTFDTFTALHELNLKIHTGELVALLGPSGSGKTTLLRIIAGLEPPDTGSIIFDGEDNTEKSTQDRKVGFVFQHYALFKNMTVFENIAFGLKVRPAKLRPSKEVIRQKVQELLALVKMEELANRYPAQLSGGQRQRIALARALAVGPKVLLLDEPFGALDAKVRKDLRRWLRKLHNEYPITSVFVTHDQEEALDVADRIVILNEGKIEQIGTPEEVYDNPANPFVYNFLGNVNLFHGRMHDGKVELGSLQLEAPEHAGIGNADIVSYIRPHDIEICLEDEGKGFIAAEIFFIRAVGPIVNLELKRLDNDEYIEVEISKEVYRSLQLKAKQNVYLRPRDFKVYVPEDYVI; the protein is encoded by the coding sequence ATGAGTATCGAAGTTAGCCAGGTCAGCAAGACCTTTGACACCTTTACGGCTTTGCATGAACTCAATCTCAAGATCCATACCGGTGAACTGGTGGCTCTGCTCGGTCCTTCCGGTTCCGGCAAAACCACTTTGCTCCGGATTATCGCCGGTCTGGAACCCCCGGATACCGGCAGTATTATTTTCGACGGGGAAGACAATACGGAAAAAAGTACCCAGGACCGCAAAGTGGGCTTTGTGTTTCAGCATTATGCCCTTTTTAAAAACATGACGGTCTTTGAAAATATCGCCTTTGGTTTAAAGGTCCGGCCGGCCAAGCTCCGCCCTAGCAAAGAAGTGATTCGCCAAAAGGTTCAGGAACTGCTGGCCCTGGTGAAGATGGAAGAGCTGGCTAACCGCTATCCGGCTCAACTTTCCGGTGGTCAGCGCCAAAGAATCGCTTTGGCCCGGGCTCTGGCGGTGGGGCCCAAGGTTTTATTGCTGGATGAGCCCTTTGGAGCCCTGGATGCCAAAGTCCGTAAAGATCTGCGGCGCTGGTTGAGAAAGCTTCATAACGAATACCCGATTACCAGTGTTTTCGTGACTCATGATCAGGAAGAAGCTCTGGATGTGGCCGATCGCATCGTTATTCTCAATGAGGGAAAGATCGAGCAGATTGGGACTCCGGAAGAGGTTTATGACAATCCGGCCAATCCCTTTGTCTACAACTTCCTGGGCAATGTCAATTTGTTTCACGGCCGGATGCACGACGGCAAAGTGGAGCTGGGCTCCCTGCAACTGGAGGCGCCGGAGCATGCCGGAATCGGCAACGCAGACATTGTCAGCTATATCCGACCCCATGACATTGAAATTTGTCTGGAGGATGAAGGCAAAGGCTTTATTGCCGCGGAGATTTTCTTTATCCGGGCGGTGGGACCCATCGTCAATCTGGAATTAAAGCGTTTGGATAACGATGAGTATATCGAAGTGGAAATCAGCAAAGAGGTCTATAGAAGTCTGCAGCTGAAGGCCAAGCAGAATGTCTATCTCCGGCCCCGGGATTTCAAGGTGTATGTTCCTGAAGATTATGTTATTTGA
- a CDS encoding ROK family transcriptional regulator: MRTGVLIYKDVLSSLSPEAKKILGLILHKGAMTKSQLAKVAGLKPTTLNRMMLPLEKADLILPTETGESTGGRKPVIYDVNPRRYYVIGIDISRLYSQVVLTNLKMELIEKDRFDMDRNSSPQATLNRILDWIGRVMEKRGHGYVIGVGIGTVGPLDRQSGIILNPENFEAQGWENIPLKAIVEERTGLPVIIDNGANGAVLAETRYGSGKGMKSVIYLNCGVGIRTGVISSGTLVRTINDADDTFAHMVIDVNGKPCHCGNQGCVERYSSIYAIMEALAEEMTPEEMPQGKDRRNHKADRPVSYLELCREAEENDTTARQVLQNAAVRMGTGLANFIQLLNPGLVVLSGPLILHSQLFYEVCVEAAKRRRPWDKGGHLVFSRGGAFEENAISIGAGALVVEHYLEPETFG; encoded by the coding sequence ATGAGGACAGGAGTGCTGATTTATAAAGATGTTTTAAGCAGCTTGAGTCCGGAAGCTAAAAAGATATTGGGCCTGATCCTGCATAAGGGAGCGATGACCAAAAGTCAACTGGCCAAAGTGGCGGGATTAAAGCCTACCACCTTGAACCGGATGATGCTCCCTTTGGAGAAGGCGGATCTCATCCTTCCCACGGAAACCGGTGAGTCCACCGGCGGTCGGAAGCCGGTCATTTATGATGTAAATCCCCGCCGCTATTATGTGATCGGGATTGATATTTCCCGCCTCTACTCCCAAGTTGTTTTGACCAACCTGAAAATGGAGCTGATCGAGAAAGACCGCTTTGATATGGACCGGAATTCTTCGCCGCAAGCCACTCTGAACCGGATTCTGGACTGGATAGGAAGGGTTATGGAAAAGCGGGGGCACGGATATGTGATCGGCGTTGGGATCGGTACGGTGGGGCCTTTGGACCGTCAAAGCGGCATCATCCTCAACCCGGAAAACTTTGAGGCCCAGGGTTGGGAAAATATTCCCCTCAAAGCTATCGTGGAAGAACGAACGGGCTTGCCGGTCATCATCGATAACGGTGCCAATGGGGCGGTTCTGGCAGAAACCCGTTACGGGAGCGGCAAAGGGATGAAAAGCGTGATCTATTTGAATTGCGGGGTGGGAATCCGAACCGGCGTCATCTCCTCAGGAACTCTGGTCAGGACAATCAATGATGCAGATGATACCTTTGCCCATATGGTGATCGATGTCAACGGTAAACCATGTCATTGTGGCAATCAGGGCTGCGTTGAGCGCTACTCCTCGATTTACGCTATTATGGAAGCCCTTGCTGAGGAAATGACCCCTGAGGAAATGCCCCAAGGGAAGGACCGCCGAAATCACAAGGCCGATCGCCCGGTCTCCTATCTGGAGCTCTGCCGGGAGGCTGAGGAGAATGACACCACCGCCCGGCAAGTGCTGCAAAATGCCGCTGTACGGATGGGTACGGGGTTGGCTAATTTCATCCAGCTGCTCAATCCGGGGCTTGTGGTTCTGAGCGGACCGCTTATTTTGCATTCTCAGCTCTTCTATGAGGTCTGTGTAGAGGCCGCCAAGCGAAGAAGACCTTGGGATAAAGGGGGGCACCTGGTGTTCAGCCGGGGCGGAGCCTTTGAAGAGAATGCCATCTCCATCGGTGCGGGCGCTCTGGTGGTGGAGCATTATTTGGAACCGGAGACTTTTGGGTGA
- a CDS encoding flagellar hook-basal body protein yields the protein MRILNTAATGVRAQQTALDVLGNNMSNVNTPGYKAQRVNFAEALAAEMRPAEREFNGQPVGERIDVGAGVIYPTIDTDYRQGIIRETENPFDLAIDGEGFFPVRTANGESRYTRVGNFELDSQGKLVNSDGYILEVKIPADAMDLYVDETGNITGFIDDEERVLGRVVVNDPEGEGYPVGPIDMDELGRPLDWNGDILPTAFAVPEGAEDVQISTEGILSATIDGSRQTLGQINIITFANPEGLVRDGDNLYFAPDAAGVTGDELVGTPGSQVEERTLGKLKTQSLEQSNVNLASAMTEMIQVQRAYQLNARMITNGDQMWSMANSLRR from the coding sequence TTGCGCATTCTGAATACAGCAGCTACTGGGGTCCGGGCTCAGCAGACAGCTTTGGATGTACTGGGCAATAATATGTCCAATGTCAATACACCGGGATATAAGGCTCAGCGGGTGAATTTTGCCGAAGCTTTGGCTGCAGAAATGCGGCCGGCTGAACGTGAATTTAATGGACAGCCTGTGGGAGAGCGGATTGATGTGGGAGCCGGTGTGATTTATCCGACCATAGACACGGATTACCGGCAGGGAATCATCCGGGAGACAGAGAACCCCTTTGATCTGGCTATTGACGGGGAAGGCTTCTTCCCTGTGCGGACAGCCAATGGGGAGAGCCGCTATACCCGGGTGGGAAACTTTGAGTTGGATAGTCAAGGCAAGTTGGTTAATTCCGACGGTTATATTCTGGAAGTAAAGATTCCAGCCGATGCCATGGATTTGTATGTGGATGAGACAGGCAATATAACGGGATTTATCGATGACGAGGAAAGAGTTTTGGGCCGGGTTGTGGTCAATGATCCGGAGGGAGAAGGGTACCCGGTAGGACCAATTGATATGGATGAATTGGGCCGTCCCTTGGATTGGAATGGAGATATTTTACCCACAGCCTTTGCCGTTCCGGAAGGGGCTGAAGATGTCCAGATCAGCACGGAAGGAATTCTTAGTGCCACTATTGACGGAAGCCGCCAGACTTTGGGGCAGATCAATATAATTACCTTTGCTAACCCGGAAGGGTTAGTCAGGGACGGAGATAATCTCTATTTTGCTCCCGACGCGGCCGGAGTGACCGGGGACGAATTGGTTGGCACGCCGGGCAGCCAGGTGGAAGAACGGACCTTGGGTAAGCTCAAGACCCAGTCTTTGGAACAATCCAATGTGAACCTTGCTTCAGCCATGACGGAGATGATCCAGGTGCAGAGGGCCTATCAGCTCAATGCCCGTATGATTACCAACGGGGACCAAATGTGGAGCATGGCTAACTCCTTAAGGAGGTAA
- a CDS encoding flagellar hook protein FlgE, producing MLRSLYSAISGLKNHQIKMDVVGNNIANVNTTGFKRSRVTFSTMLSQTMKGAGSPSANQGGTNPAQVGLGSMVSSIDQIMTTGSSQNTGKSTDAMINGRGFFVFRNAGQIVYGRAGAFSQDQNGYLTDPGTGAFVLGQMWGANDREILEWGSAPLTPLRFNIGSYPPEPEGGIIKINLGDFVQNGSNYEYVNPALIGASATVPDGGTLDSTTGKITFTKDPADEASGDPPAIEITDIDYDKLTIPAGDFVQKGSVYVYENPDLVGADLEDITDGSFDPKTGTITLNAAPPSAGVEIEGVDGRLRAKLDEVTIDGNGIISGIYSNGKGSASRRIGQLAIANFANDAGLQNVGNNFYAATNNSGIADIGAAGTAGRGNIIPNSVEMSNVDLSQEFTDMIVTQRGFQANSRVITVSDSLLQELIDLKRG from the coding sequence ATGCTACGTTCTTTGTATTCAGCTATCTCAGGTTTAAAAAACCACCAGATAAAAATGGACGTTGTGGGCAATAACATCGCCAATGTCAACACCACAGGCTTTAAGCGCAGCCGTGTCACCTTCTCCACCATGCTGAGCCAAACTATGAAAGGGGCCGGATCGCCCTCAGCGAATCAAGGGGGAACCAACCCCGCACAGGTCGGCCTGGGTTCCATGGTGAGCTCCATCGATCAGATCATGACTACTGGAAGCTCACAGAACACAGGCAAAAGTACGGATGCCATGATTAATGGAAGAGGTTTCTTTGTCTTTAGGAATGCAGGACAGATCGTTTACGGCCGGGCCGGTGCCTTCTCTCAGGATCAAAATGGCTACCTCACTGATCCGGGGACAGGGGCTTTCGTTCTGGGGCAAATGTGGGGAGCTAATGACAGGGAGATTCTCGAATGGGGAAGCGCACCGCTGACACCCTTACGGTTCAATATAGGCTCATACCCGCCTGAACCTGAGGGGGGAATAATTAAGATTAATCTCGGAGATTTTGTGCAGAACGGGAGCAACTATGAGTATGTCAATCCGGCATTAATCGGTGCTTCAGCGACAGTTCCCGATGGTGGAACGCTTGACTCAACGACGGGTAAAATAACCTTTACTAAGGATCCGGCGGATGAAGCTAGTGGGGACCCTCCTGCCATTGAGATTACCGATATTGACTACGATAAGCTTACGATTCCGGCGGGGGATTTTGTGCAAAAGGGAAGCGTTTATGTCTATGAGAATCCGGACTTAGTCGGTGCTGATCTAGAGGACATAACCGATGGCTCCTTTGATCCAAAAACGGGAACAATAACCTTGAATGCGGCTCCGCCATCTGCCGGTGTTGAGATTGAGGGTGTAGATGGGAGACTCCGGGCAAAATTAGATGAAGTCACTATCGATGGCAACGGTATTATTAGCGGGATATACAGCAATGGCAAAGGATCTGCGTCCCGTCGCATCGGTCAGCTGGCCATTGCTAACTTTGCTAATGATGCAGGCTTGCAGAATGTTGGTAACAATTTTTATGCGGCAACCAACAACTCCGGTATAGCAGACATCGGTGCTGCTGGAACAGCGGGACGGGGAAATATCATTCCCAATTCCGTAGAGATGTCCAATGTGGATCTTTCTCAGGAGTTTACGGATATGATCGTCACCCAGCGTGGATTCCAGGCGAATTCAAGGGTAATCACCGTATCGGACTCCCTGCTTCAGGAGCTGATCGACCTTAAACGCGGATAA
- a CDS encoding flagellar hook capping FlgD N-terminal domain-containing protein — protein sequence MGNTVDTNYSKYSSTSESKQSSAVSDATKEVLGKDDFLKLLVAELTNQDPLSPMDNKDMITQMAQFSSLEQMNNMSKSMENLVGAFGALFQNSLLSQGAALIGKHVEGANIDGSGFVNGIVESVQWLNGNPQLVLVLEDGSKAAVDMSDITYVADPKEPDPDPDPVPEDDTSEDDIPKDDIPED from the coding sequence ATGGGGAATACAGTTGATACAAATTATAGTAAATACTCTTCCACCTCAGAATCCAAACAAAGCAGCGCAGTCTCTGACGCTACAAAAGAGGTTCTGGGTAAGGATGATTTTCTGAAGCTGTTGGTTGCTGAACTGACCAATCAGGATCCGCTTTCACCCATGGATAACAAGGATATGATTACCCAGATGGCTCAGTTCAGTTCCCTGGAGCAAATGAATAACATGTCTAAAAGCATGGAAAACCTGGTCGGTGCCTTTGGGGCCCTATTCCAGAATTCTCTGCTCAGTCAGGGAGCTGCTCTGATCGGCAAGCATGTAGAAGGAGCGAATATCGATGGCAGTGGCTTTGTGAATGGGATCGTCGAATCTGTTCAATGGCTGAATGGCAATCCCCAGTTGGTATTGGTCCTGGAGGACGGAAGTAAGGCTGCTGTAGATATGAGTGACATCACCTATGTCGCCGACCCTAAGGAGCCGGATCCCGACCCCGATCCTGTACCTGAAGATGATACGTCTGAGGATGACATTCCTAAGGATGATATTCCCGAGGATTAA
- a CDS encoding sulfate ABC transporter substrate-binding protein, with translation MKKFENLKVKSATGKKFGTAVLIAALIVALTGCGGKATPADTAAGGKPPVSLLNVSYDPTRELYQEYNTAFSKYWKEKTGQDVTIQQSHGGSGSQARTVIDGNEADVITLALAYDIDSINSQKSLLNPEWQKRLPNNSTPYTSTIVFLVKKGNSKNIKDWNDLVQPGVSVITPNPKTSGGARWNYLAAWAYALEHNNNDAQKAKEFVEALYKNVPVLDSGARGSTTTFVERGIGDVLLAWENEAFLSLREFGEDKFEIVVPSLSILAEPPVTVVDSVVDKKGTREVAEAYLDYLYSDEGQEIAAKNFYRPRNEAVAQKYAAQFPQINLFTIDDVFGGWAKAQQEHFADGGVFDQIYVEK, from the coding sequence GTGAAGAAATTTGAGAACCTGAAAGTAAAATCTGCAACCGGGAAAAAATTCGGGACAGCCGTTCTGATTGCGGCGTTGATTGTTGCTCTGACCGGATGCGGTGGCAAGGCGACGCCTGCCGATACAGCCGCCGGCGGCAAACCGCCGGTATCTCTGCTCAATGTCTCCTATGATCCCACCCGTGAGCTTTATCAGGAGTACAATACAGCTTTCAGCAAGTACTGGAAAGAAAAAACCGGCCAGGATGTGACCATCCAACAGTCCCATGGCGGCTCGGGCAGCCAGGCCAGAACGGTTATTGACGGCAATGAAGCGGATGTGATCACATTGGCATTGGCCTATGATATCGACTCCATCAACTCTCAAAAGAGCCTGCTCAATCCGGAATGGCAGAAACGTCTGCCCAACAATTCCACGCCCTACACCTCCACCATCGTCTTTCTGGTGAAGAAGGGCAACTCTAAAAATATTAAGGATTGGAACGATCTGGTGCAGCCGGGAGTATCGGTGATCACTCCCAACCCGAAAACCTCCGGGGGTGCCCGTTGGAACTACCTGGCAGCCTGGGCCTATGCCCTGGAACACAATAATAATGATGCTCAAAAAGCCAAAGAATTTGTTGAAGCTCTCTATAAAAACGTACCGGTACTGGATTCAGGGGCTCGGGGCTCCACCACAACCTTTGTGGAGCGGGGGATCGGTGATGTGCTGCTGGCCTGGGAAAATGAGGCCTTCCTCTCCTTAAGGGAATTTGGGGAAGATAAATTTGAAATTGTGGTTCCTTCCCTCAGCATCCTGGCCGAGCCGCCGGTAACGGTAGTGGATTCCGTGGTGGACAAGAAAGGCACCCGGGAAGTGGCGGAAGCTTATCTGGACTATCTCTACAGTGATGAAGGCCAGGAAATTGCCGCCAAGAACTTCTACCGGCCCAGAAATGAGGCTGTGGCCCAAAAATATGCCGCTCAGTTCCCCCAAATCAATCTCTTCACGATTGATGATGTGTTCGGCGGCTGGGCCAAAGCCCAGCAGGAGCATTTCGCCGACGGCGGCGTCTTTGATCAAATTTATGTAGAGAAATAA
- the cysW gene encoding sulfate ABC transporter permease subunit CysW has product MKSKKNSKKNRTPGSHAQGIQWLLTGIALLFFITMLILPLILVFTKAFEKGAGVYLAAIQDPMALKAIQLTLLTVGIAVPVNTIFGLGAAWAVAKFQFKGKNLLLTLIDLPFAISPVVAGLIFVLLFSTTHGLLAPFLTAWGLKIIFAPPGIILATLFVTLPFVARELIPLMEAQGTAEEEAALTLGASGWQTFLRITLPNIKWALLYGIILTAARAAGEFGAVSVVSGHIRGLTNTMSLHVEILYNEYQFSAAFAVATLLTVIAIINLFVKNIAGWKIKRMEEKS; this is encoded by the coding sequence ATGAAGAGTAAGAAAAACAGTAAGAAAAACAGAACTCCCGGGTCCCACGCTCAAGGGATTCAATGGCTGCTGACCGGCATTGCTTTGCTGTTTTTTATCACCATGCTGATCTTACCCCTGATCCTGGTGTTCACCAAAGCCTTTGAAAAGGGGGCGGGAGTCTATCTGGCCGCCATTCAGGACCCGATGGCCCTGAAAGCTATTCAGCTGACCCTTCTCACCGTAGGGATCGCGGTGCCTGTCAATACAATTTTTGGCTTGGGAGCCGCCTGGGCAGTGGCCAAGTTTCAGTTTAAAGGCAAAAATCTGCTTCTGACCCTGATTGATCTGCCTTTTGCCATTTCCCCCGTGGTTGCAGGATTAATTTTCGTGCTGCTGTTCAGTACCACCCATGGCCTGCTGGCTCCGTTTTTGACGGCCTGGGGACTGAAGATCATTTTTGCCCCTCCCGGGATTATTTTGGCCACTTTATTCGTCACTCTGCCCTTTGTGGCTCGGGAGTTGATCCCGTTGATGGAGGCCCAGGGAACGGCAGAAGAGGAAGCGGCTTTGACCCTGGGGGCCAGCGGCTGGCAGACCTTTCTGCGCATTACCCTGCCCAATATCAAATGGGCTCTGCTTTATGGGATCATTCTGACGGCAGCCAGAGCGGCCGGGGAATTCGGGGCGGTCTCCGTGGTCTCCGGTCATATCCGGGGGCTGACCAATACCATGTCCCTCCACGTGGAGATCCTGTACAACGAATATCAGTTTTCCGCTGCCTTTGCGGTGGCCACCCTGTTGACGGTAATCGCCATCATCAATCTTTTTGTCAAAAACATTGCCGGTTGGAAAATCAAACGGATGGAGGAAAAATCATGA
- a CDS encoding chemotaxis protein CheW: MGNQVVIFGLGQEEYGMPIEIVREITRLGDIRPIPKAPDSVKGLINLRGSAIPLIDLHVRFGVEKNRTIAKDVEAAKEDFALITEVNGDLVGFAVDQVREVRILDNIAPPPPLVTAPFIGGIVNLPDRIIMVLIPDRILAKDELEGIAKLV, translated from the coding sequence ATGGGAAATCAAGTGGTTATATTTGGACTAGGCCAGGAAGAGTATGGAATGCCCATTGAAATCGTCAGAGAAATTACCCGGTTAGGGGATATTCGCCCGATTCCCAAGGCCCCTGACTCGGTCAAGGGATTAATCAATCTGCGGGGGTCGGCGATTCCATTGATTGATTTACATGTTCGTTTTGGTGTGGAAAAGAATCGGACCATTGCCAAGGACGTGGAAGCCGCCAAGGAAGACTTTGCCTTGATTACGGAAGTCAATGGCGATCTGGTAGGATTTGCGGTTGACCAGGTGAGAGAGGTTCGCATCCTGGACAATATAGCACCGCCGCCTCCCTTAGTTACAGCTCCATTTATTGGCGGTATCGTGAATCTTCCCGACCGTATTATCATGGTGTTGATTCCTGACCGGATCTTAGCTAAAGATGAGCTTGAGGGAATTGCTAAGCTCGTCTGA
- the cysT gene encoding sulfate ABC transporter permease subunit CysT — MQTLSSRFSLKQYSVLPGFGITMGLSLMYLSLLVFIPIAMVFLNSSQLGWGKFMEIVLSPRVLASLKISFGASFLAATVNAVFGLLLAWVLERYTFPGKRIVDGLIDLPFALPTAVAGISLTTLYAPNGWIGRLFEPLGLKIAYTPLGITIALIFISLPFVVRTVQPVLQGMDREVEEAAACLGATRFQTFRKVILPVLLPAVITGFALAFARSLGEYGSVVFISGNMPMYTEITPLLIRTKLEQYDYAGGTAIAAVMLVISFIMLLVINLIQWWSGNRDKG, encoded by the coding sequence ATGCAGACATTATCCTCCCGCTTCAGTCTGAAACAATACAGCGTTCTGCCGGGATTCGGGATCACCATGGGTTTATCTTTGATGTATCTCAGCCTCCTGGTTTTCATCCCCATCGCTATGGTGTTCCTGAACAGCTCTCAGCTGGGTTGGGGGAAATTCATGGAGATTGTCCTATCACCCAGAGTCCTGGCCTCCCTGAAGATATCCTTTGGCGCCTCCTTCTTGGCGGCCACTGTCAACGCGGTCTTCGGGCTGCTGTTGGCCTGGGTTCTGGAGCGATATACCTTTCCGGGCAAGAGAATCGTTGATGGCTTGATCGATCTGCCTTTTGCTCTGCCTACGGCTGTAGCTGGTATTTCCCTGACTACTCTTTATGCCCCTAACGGCTGGATCGGCCGGCTTTTTGAGCCCCTGGGGTTAAAGATTGCCTATACCCCTTTGGGAATTACCATCGCCCTGATTTTTATCAGCCTGCCTTTTGTGGTGCGGACAGTTCAGCCGGTTCTGCAGGGCATGGACCGGGAAGTGGAAGAAGCGGCGGCTTGTTTGGGGGCTACCCGGTTTCAAACCTTTCGTAAAGTGATTTTACCGGTTCTACTGCCGGCGGTCATCACCGGCTTTGCCCTGGCTTTTGCCCGCTCTCTGGGGGAATACGGCTCAGTTGTCTTTATTTCCGGCAATATGCCCATGTACACGGAAATCACCCCTCTGCTGATTCGGACCAAGCTGGAACAATACGATTATGCCGGTGGTACGGCCATTGCCGCTGTGATGCTGGTGATCTCCTTTATCATGCTGCTGGTGATCAATCTCATTCAGTGGTGGTCAGGCAACCGGGATAAGGGCTGA
- the flgF gene encoding flagellar basal-body rod protein FlgF: MIKGLYTGAAGMLAAQTQSEIIADNVANIRTPGYKGEESSNKAFPEMLMMRTNTENEIPGNTLIGGIGTGVVVDQITRMNVQGVLQTTDIPTDLALTAEEVFLVVDTPNGERYTRNGQLQLNSEGMLQTADGYPVLGEEGPIGPLSKNFQVDAQGGITDQGVTMDRLRLVQIPAVGLLREGQSLYASNQPVQDFAGNEAVLQGTLEGSNVNLPGQMVKMITVMRAYEANQKVIQTHDATLEKAVNEIGRIV; this comes from the coding sequence ATGATTAAAGGATTATATACAGGGGCGGCGGGAATGCTTGCTGCTCAGACCCAAAGCGAGATTATCGCGGATAACGTCGCAAATATCAGGACTCCGGGTTATAAAGGGGAGGAGTCCAGCAATAAAGCCTTTCCCGAAATGCTCATGATGAGAACAAACACGGAAAACGAAATCCCCGGCAATACATTAATCGGCGGTATAGGTACCGGGGTTGTCGTCGATCAGATTACGCGGATGAATGTTCAGGGAGTTCTGCAAACCACGGACATTCCTACGGATCTGGCCCTCACTGCTGAGGAAGTTTTCTTGGTGGTGGATACCCCCAACGGTGAGCGCTACACCCGTAATGGACAGCTGCAACTGAATTCTGAAGGAATGCTGCAAACAGCCGATGGCTATCCTGTTCTTGGTGAAGAGGGGCCCATTGGACCGTTAAGCAAGAATTTCCAGGTGGATGCTCAGGGGGGAATCACCGATCAGGGGGTCACTATGGACCGCTTGCGATTGGTGCAAATCCCGGCGGTCGGCCTTCTTCGCGAAGGACAGTCTCTGTATGCCTCTAATCAGCCGGTACAGGACTTTGCCGGTAATGAGGCCGTGCTTCAGGGGACGCTGGAGGGATCCAATGTGAATTTGCCAGGCCAGATGGTTAAGATGATCACAGTGATGAGAGCCTATGAAGCGAATCAAAAGGTGATCCAAACCCATGATGCAACTTTAGAAAAGGCTGTTAACGAAATTGGTAGAATTGTATAA
- a CDS encoding lytic transglycosylase domain-containing protein, with protein sequence MNTAELVLLYQLQSMNQAWQDTSRSESGNKGGSQALLFATLLQSALSGNDGSSSGLALEAFAGQELGSGSEQESQSTENSQLLAAMLLGSLFSGKDSLLSENLLSSMSLTGMGQNSWTSLTSAYNPYSGIVNSLQANSLSSQRSSDYRSDQPAIEQLIAEVGQRHGIDTNLIRQVVMAESSFNPHAVSSAGAMGLMQLMPGTAKTYGVTDPFDPAQNLDGGTRFLKDLLVRFKGNVAFALAGYNAGPGAVDKYNGIPPYKETQNYVKKILSALGKVDTQA encoded by the coding sequence GTGAATACGGCAGAACTAGTGCTGCTTTACCAGCTTCAAAGTATGAATCAGGCCTGGCAGGATACTTCAAGGAGTGAGTCCGGAAACAAGGGTGGCTCCCAAGCTCTCCTCTTTGCCACCTTGCTCCAGTCCGCCCTTTCAGGAAATGATGGCTCCAGCTCAGGATTAGCTTTGGAAGCTTTTGCCGGACAAGAATTAGGGTCCGGTTCTGAGCAAGAATCGCAGTCAACTGAGAATTCACAACTTCTTGCCGCAATGTTACTGGGAAGTCTTTTTTCCGGAAAGGATTCTCTCTTATCTGAAAATCTTCTCTCATCCATGAGCCTTACCGGAATGGGGCAAAATTCATGGACCTCTTTGACCTCGGCATATAATCCTTACTCCGGTATAGTAAACTCTCTCCAAGCAAACTCCTTAAGTTCTCAGCGGAGTTCAGATTACCGTTCCGATCAGCCGGCTATAGAACAGCTTATCGCGGAAGTAGGGCAGCGCCATGGGATAGACACGAATCTGATCCGGCAAGTGGTGATGGCTGAATCCAGTTTTAACCCCCATGCGGTATCATCAGCGGGAGCTATGGGTTTGATGCAGTTGATGCCTGGTACGGCAAAGACTTATGGTGTGACCGATCCTTTTGATCCGGCTCAGAATCTTGATGGGGGAACCCGTTTTTTAAAGGATTTGTTGGTGCGGTTTAAAGGAAATGTCGCGTTTGCCTTAGCTGGCTATAATGCAGGCCCAGGGGCTGTAGATAAATACAATGGGATTCCACCTTACAAGGAAACGCAAAATTACGTAAAAAAGATACTTTCTGCATTAGGAAAAGTAGATACACAAGCATAA
- the flgB gene encoding flagellar basal body rod protein FlgB — MSDWLNTPVINILEKSLDASSLRYKVLANNVANVDTPDFKRSDVDFDLLLGEAMGQTGGELPLKVTSERHLQKTGFNSSGVVQDQGTTYRNDGNNVDIDKEMVNVAENGIYYNSVTRAISAQLSHLRTVITQK, encoded by the coding sequence ATGTCGGATTGGTTGAATACACCGGTTATTAATATTCTGGAAAAAAGTCTTGATGCGTCCAGTCTGAGGTATAAAGTCCTGGCGAATAATGTTGCCAATGTGGATACTCCGGATTTTAAACGTTCTGATGTGGATTTTGACCTGCTCCTTGGTGAAGCTATGGGTCAGACCGGAGGGGAGCTCCCCCTTAAAGTAACATCAGAGCGTCATCTCCAAAAAACTGGATTTAATTCCAGTGGGGTTGTGCAAGATCAAGGAACGACCTATCGAAACGACGGCAATAATGTGGATATCGATAAGGAAATGGTCAATGTGGCTGAAAACGGGATTTATTATAATTCCGTCACCCGGGCAATTTCCGCGCAATTGTCCCATTTGCGTACCGTGATCACCCAAAAGTAA